GCGGAGAGATAATGTTCATAGAAGCCACGAAGATGAAGGGGAAAGGCTCGCTTGTTCTCACAGGTTCACTGGGAGACATAATGAAAGAAAGTGCTCAGGCAGCTCTCTCTTACATCCGCTCAAAGGCGGAAGACTACGGCATAGATCCGGATATATTCTCACAGGTTGACGTTCACGTGCACGTTCCCGAGGGAGCGGTTCCGAAGGACGGACCATCCGCGGGTGTTGCGATAGCGACCGCACTCCTATCTCTGTTTACGGACATTCCCGTGAGGATGGACGTTGCCATGACGGGAGAAATTACCTTAAGGGGAAGAGTGCTCCCCGTAGGTGGTCTGAAGGAAAAGATACTCGCGGCAAAGAGAGCGGAAATCTACGAGGTAATCCTGCCCGCTAAAAACAAAGACGAGGTTATGGAAGAACTCCCAGAGTACGTAAGGGAAAAGATGACTCTACACTTTGTAGATAACTTAGAAGAAGTGTTCAAGATAGCATTAGTGAGAGAGCCAAAGCCCCTCAAAGAGGCGTGATCTCTATAAGGTAAACCTCTCCCCTGTTCTGTATGGGGATCGTTCCCTTGCTCCCCGTTATTACAAATATCCTTCCTTCGCTATCCCTTACTATAGCCTGAATGGCTTCTTCAAACTTTCTTCCTTTGAGTTTAATCGCCTCGTAAACCTTTTCCTTTTTCCTTACAACGGTCCAGAGTTCCCCTTCCGTAAACTTTGTAAAGCCCACAAGCTGGAATATGTTACTCGCCCTGTTTTTTGCTATTAGAGGTAAAACGTCCTTGTAAACTTTTGTGAAGTTCGGTCTAACGTAGAAGCCGTACTTGTCTCCTTCCGCATACTCGTAAACTCCGGGAACCTCCGCGGTTGTGTAGGAAAGTCCGAACCCGTCCTCCGTTAAAACCTCCTCATCGTTTACGTAAACCCTGAGCTGTCCGTCGTTGTCCACAAAAACGAGAACGTTGTTCCAGGCATTCGCACCGTCTACTCTAAAGTCTTCAGGAAGATTAAGGGCGTCTTTCCTTACAAGTTTATCACCTCGGAGCTCAAACCTGTAAACCTTTCCCCAGCTTCCTTTAAACTCCTGCCCTATGAGAACTTTCTTTCCGTTTTGATAGAAAAATCCAAAGAGGTATGGAACGTTTTTATCGGTAAGCATTAGGGAGTTTCCTACGGGACTAAGAACGGCGGAACTCGCCTCCCCGTTCGATATCATGTTTACGAGAACGGCAGACCTTCCTTTATTTTCGTAGCACACAACACCAACAGGATAACCTGTAGGAATGGCGTAAGATAGTACTTCAACAAAGTCGGTTTTTAGTACTTCGTAAACTTTTACTTTGTCGGAAAAGAGAACTACAAGGTAATCTTTCTTTCCGAAGAGTTTACAGATATCCGCAGATAGCGGAAGGCTCTCCAGACTTCTCACAAACTTAGCCTTTAGGGCAAAGTCTTCAAAAACACCACCTCTTTTTGCAAAGCCCACACCGGAGTACTGGAAGAATGCAAGAGGTTTTCCTTTGTAAGAAACACCGTAACCGTTTTCAAGTTCCTTTACCACGTAATCGCAGTTTTCAGAGTTCCTTTTTACATTTTGAACTACTTGACTGAGGGCGTAATACCCTTCGTCTCCTCCAATATAACACACACTACCAATTTTTAGCTTTACCCTATCACCGGGCTTTATTCCGTTGTTTTCTAAGGTTTTTGCCTCCGAAAAATTCTCTCTCGGCTTTATAACCTCTACTTCTCCTACCTTTTCTTCCTTGTATCCGAGAACTTTTTTCGTAACGGGGTGAATTATGGGCTTTTTACTCTGGAAAACTTCAAAGATCTCTCCGGGAAAGGCTTTTCCCCTCGGAAGGTCTATCAATACTTTTTCCCCTTCCTTTTCAACCACGTATCCGCTTCTCTGAAAGAATTCCAGAAGTTCTTTTGGAACTTGAGCAAAGAGAAAGGTACTTAAAAACAATATTAATAGACTAAGTGTACGCATCTTTTAACCTCTCTAAGTTTTCTAAAATCTTGTCAGTTATTTCCTTCGTGCCGACTTTTATGCAACCCTCAGAGTATATATCCGGCGTTCTGTAGCCCTGATTTAGTGTTTCCTCTATTGCCTTCTCTATCAGGTCGTGGGCCTTGTCCATGTTAAAGGAGTACTTGAGCATCATGGCGGCGGAAAGTATAGTGGCTATCGGATTTGCTATACCTTTACCCGCTATGTCGGGAGCAGAGCCGTGAACCGGCTCGTAAAGTGCGTACCTGTCCCCTATGCTCGCAGAAGGAAGCATTCCGAGGCTTCCCACAACAACTCCCGCTTCGTCGGATAGGATATCACCGAAGATATTTCCCGTGACTATAACGTCAAAGCTTGTTGGTCTCCTTACGAGTTGCATAGCACAGTTGTCAATGTAGAGGTGTTCCAGTTCAACGTCCGGGTAGTTTTCTTTTTCTTCCTCTACAATCTGTCTCCAAAGGGCACTTACTTCAAGGACGTTTGCCTTATCCACGCTCGTTAACTTCTTTCTCCTTTTCCTTGCAATTTCAAATCCTTTTCTAACTATCCTCCTTATTTCGTCTTCTGTGTACTTCATAGTGTTTATCGCGTACCTCTTTCCGTTTTCTTCAAAAATCCCCCTCGGCTCTCCATAGTATATTCCAGAGGTAAGTTCCCTTATAACGATCATGTCCGTTCCTTTTACGACTTCTTCTTTTAAAGGAGAAGAGGATATCAGTGCGTCCCAGACTTTTGCAGGTCTGAGATTTGCGTAAAGGTCGAGTTCCTTTCTAATCCTTAAAAGTCCCTTCTCCGGTCTTTTATCGGTAGGAAGGTTGTCCCACTTCGGTCCCCCGACTGCACCAAGGAGTATAGCGTCCGATTCTTTGCATATCTTCAGAGTTTCTTCGGGAAGAGGATCTCCCGTTTTGTCTATCGCCTCACCGCCTATTAGCCCCTCTCTATACTCAAACTCAACGCCGTAAATCTCACCTATTTTGTCAAGAACTCTGAGGGCTTGTTCCACTATTTCTGGACCTATCCCGTCTCCTTTGAGTACTGCTATCTTGTATTTTTTCATATGATGTATTTTAGCAATAAAAACTTAGACGAATTTATTATAATTATGTTTAAGGGCTACAAAGCCCCTCCTGGCTCCTTGGCAATTGAATATGGTTTATGGGTCTCAATGAGTGATGCTTTGATGACGTGATGAAATGAAATCATGATGCAATAGGGCTGAAGGGATTGAAAATCAAGGGTAAAAATTTTATAAAGGTATACTCAAGTTTGCAGAACCTCAGGTTAGCGGAAATTAACGTTCGTTTCGTGAGGGTCAGAAGTTTAATAAGTTATTGATAAAGCGTTATTTTTTAGACACAGGCGTGCAGGGTTCCTAATGTACCGTGTGGAGTTGAAACCCAGTCAGATTGAAGTTATCGTCAACTTCAAAATACGGTTCCTAATGTACCGTGTGGAGTTGAAACCTTGCTTTATCAGAGAATAGTATTCTTTCTATGTCTTCATAGTTTGTTCCTAATGTACCGTGTGGAGTTGAAACCTCTTGATAGTATCTGTTTTCCGCGTATTCCACGATTCTTTTGTTCCTAATGTACCGTAGTGGAGTTGAAACTTCGGTGATAAAGGAGCATTTTTCACAAAAGAAATCAGTTTCTAATGTACCGTGTGGATAAAAATGATTATTTGTGTTTAAAATTCTTTAGAAATGCTTACCGTGGGTATCCTCGGAGGTGGACAGCTCGGATGGATGACTATACTGGAAGGGAGAAAACTCGGGTTTAAATTTCACGTCCTTGAAGACAAAGAAAACGCTCCTGCCTGCAGGGTTGCTGACAGGTGTTTCAGAACAGGACAAATAAGTGAATTCGTAGACTCCTGTGACATTATTACTTACGAATTTGAACACATTAAAGATGAAGTTTTGGAAAAGTGCGAGAGTAAATTAATTCCCAACCCTCAAGCTCTTTACGTTAAAAAAAGCAGAATCAGGGAAAAGCTTTTTCTGAAAAAGCACGGTTTTCCCGTGCCGGAGTTTTTAGTAATCAAAAGGGACGAGATAATAGATGCTTTAAAGAGTTTTAAACTTCCTGTGGTGATAAAGGCGGAAAAGCTTGGCTACGACGGAAAAGGACAGTACAGGATAAAAAAACTCGAGGATGCAAACCAGGTTGTCAAAAACCACGACAAAGAAGAAAGTTTCATAATTGAGGAATTCGTAAAGTTTGAAGCGGAAATTTCCTGTATAGGTGTAAGGGACAGGGAAGGTAAAACGTACTTTTACCCTCAGCCATTCAATAAACACGAAGAGGGTATACTTATTTACAACTACGTGCCCTATGCAAAGTTAAAAGAAGCTGAAGAAATAACTAAGAGGCTAATGGAGCTTTTAGATATAGTGGGTGTGTTCACGGTTGAATTTTTCCTGCTAAAAGACGGGAGAGTTTTAATAAACGAATTTGCTCCGAGGGTTCACAACACGGGACACTGGACCTTGGATGGAGCGTACACCTCCCAGTTTGAAAACCTCCTTAGGGCTATAACGGAAATGCCTCTTGGTTCTACGGAGTTAAAACTACCGAGCGGTATGGTGAATATACTCGGGAAATCTTATGAGGAAATCCCTCTGAAAGAAATCCTTTCCGTTGAAGGTGCAAAACTATACTGGTATGGCAAAGAGAAGAAACCAAGAAGGAAGGTAGGACACGTTAACGTGGTGGGAAGGTCAAAGGAAGAAGTAGTTGAAAAAGTAGAAAGAGTCTTCACACTTCTCAAAGGCTCAAGAGAAAAACTCCCAGCACCATGATTATACTCGCCTTAAAAGCGTTCTTAACTTTTTCGCCGAAGAAGACCTTTCCGTAAAGGACGTCAAGGAGTATGGCCAGCCTTTCGGTGGCGGCAACAAATGAAGCGTAAGTGTAAATGTACGCCCACGTGTAGAATACCATCCCAAGGGAAAAGAACAGCCCTACAATTCCGAAGAACTTCCAGTCCGAAGAGAAGTCTTTAACCTCAAATCTCTTCACGAAAGGGATTAGAGCCAAGCTCATGACGAGGCAGTAATACCACGAAAAGAAAAACTGGTTACTGCTGACAACTGCAATTTTCCCTATTACGACGTTCACGCCGAATAAGAAGGAAGAAAACAGGGCGTAAAGGACCCCTTTATTTAAGGTAAAGAAACTTTTAATGTTCTTTCCTGCGAGTAGTGTGGTTCCGTAAACTATGAGCAGTATTCCGAGCCAGTTTCTTAAGGAAAGAACTTCTCCTAAAACTATCCAGCCTGCGAGGGCGGAAAAAGCGGGCATTGTGGCGTAAAAAGGCATCGCAAGGGATAGGGGTGCGTACTTTAAAGACTTTATGAAGAAAATAGAGGCTAAAATTTCCGAGGGAAGCCATAAAAAAGTGGTTTTAATCACGGTTTCGTTCAAATCCCAGTAAACTAAACCGAAAGGCAACAGCAGCAAAGCCCCGAGGGGAAATCTTATCCAGAGGACGAAGTTCTCTTCATAGCCTTTCAGAATGAGTTTTTTATTAAAAATGTCGTTGGTGGCCCAGAAGAAGGCAGAAAACAGAGAAAAGGTTATACCGAGTAGGTGATTGTATTCCATTAAGTGAGAGGTATTTTTTCGTAGTGTTTAAACTTCTGTTCCCATAAGTAGGAAATCTGAAGCAGGGTAGTTTCGTCCCAGTGCTTTCCTATGAGCTGCCCGCCTACGGGAAGCCCGTCTTTCCATGCTATCGGTATGGATATAGCGGGTAGTCCTGCGA
The genomic region above belongs to Aquifex aeolicus VF5 and contains:
- the purK gene encoding 5-(carboxyamino)imidazole ribonucleotide synthase, which produces MLTVGILGGGQLGWMTILEGRKLGFKFHVLEDKENAPACRVADRCFRTGQISEFVDSCDIITYEFEHIKDEVLEKCESKLIPNPQALYVKKSRIREKLFLKKHGFPVPEFLVIKRDEIIDALKSFKLPVVIKAEKLGYDGKGQYRIKKLEDANQVVKNHDKEESFIIEEFVKFEAEISCIGVRDREGKTYFYPQPFNKHEEGILIYNYVPYAKLKEAEEITKRLMELLDIVGVFTVEFFLLKDGRVLINEFAPRVHNTGHWTLDGAYTSQFENLLRAITEMPLGSTELKLPSGMVNILGKSYEEIPLKEILSVEGAKLYWYGKEKKPRRKVGHVNVVGRSKEEVVEKVERVFTLLKGSREKLPAP
- the leuB gene encoding 3-isopropylmalate dehydrogenase yields the protein MKKYKIAVLKGDGIGPEIVEQALRVLDKIGEIYGVEFEYREGLIGGEAIDKTGDPLPEETLKICKESDAILLGAVGGPKWDNLPTDKRPEKGLLRIRKELDLYANLRPAKVWDALISSSPLKEEVVKGTDMIVIRELTSGIYYGEPRGIFEENGKRYAINTMKYTEDEIRRIVRKGFEIARKRRKKLTSVDKANVLEVSALWRQIVEEEKENYPDVELEHLYIDNCAMQLVRRPTSFDVIVTGNIFGDILSDEAGVVVGSLGMLPSASIGDRYALYEPVHGSAPDIAGKGIANPIATILSAAMMLKYSFNMDKAHDLIEKAIEETLNQGYRTPDIYSEGCIKVGTKEITDKILENLERLKDAYT
- a CDS encoding DMT family transporter, which produces MEYNHLLGITFSLFSAFFWATNDIFNKKLILKGYEENFVLWIRFPLGALLLLPFGLVYWDLNETVIKTTFLWLPSEILASIFFIKSLKYAPLSLAMPFYATMPAFSALAGWIVLGEVLSLRNWLGILLIVYGTTLLAGKNIKSFFTLNKGVLYALFSSFLFGVNVVIGKIAVVSSNQFFFSWYYCLVMSLALIPFVKRFEVKDFSSDWKFFGIVGLFFSLGMVFYTWAYIYTYASFVAATERLAILLDVLYGKVFFGEKVKNAFKASIIMVLGVFLLSL